A single genomic interval of Armigeres subalbatus isolate Guangzhou_Male chromosome 1, GZ_Asu_2, whole genome shotgun sequence harbors:
- the LOC134216924 gene encoding ferritin light chain-like, whose protein sequence is MKLYLLIVGMAAGLVLVNGAISGTGSCSIDKGTCTSLFSGFPHVQSDLNKYTKQMLDKSYDFLLLSSAFDVYSLDRPGFEKLYRKVSDKAWEDTIELIKYQSRRGGYVQLGEEGSTSVHDVASLLQSNETSSLGLALEYEKLLATEAHRMHKKISHADSTKHYDPDVAHYLDEKLIEYQSGQIRKLSGYIKNLNDIINEANTKALGVQLFDDYLDKAE, encoded by the exons ATGAAGCTCTACTTGCTCATCGTGGGAATGGCCGCCGGGCTCGTCCTGGTCAACGGAGCCATCAGTGGCACCGGATCTTGCTCCATCGATAAAG GAACATGCACTTCCCTCTTCTCCGGTTTTCCGCACGTCCAAAGCGACTTGAACAAGTACACCAAGCAGATGCTGGATAAGTCGTACGACTTCCTGCTGCTCTCGTCGGCGTTCGACGTCTACAGTCTGGACCGGCCTGGCTTCGAGAAACTATACCGCAAGGTGTCGGACAAAGCCTGGGAGGACACCATCGAGCTGATCAAGTACCAAAGCCGTCGCGGTGGCTACGTCCAGCTGGGCGAAGAGGGCTCCACCAGTGTGCACGACGTGGCCAGTTTGCTGCAGAGCAACGAGACCTCCTCGCTGGGGTTGGCCCTGGAGTACGAGAAACTGCTGGCCACGGAGGCCCACCGTATGCACAAGAAGATTTCGCACGCCGACAGCACCAAGCACTACGATCCGGACGTGGCCCACTATCTGGATGAGAAGCTGATCGAATACCAGAGCGGACAGATCCGCAAGCTGTCCGGCtacattaaaaatttgaacgaTATCATTAATGAGGCTAATACCAAGGCGTTGGGCGTTCAGCTGTTTGACGATTATCTCGATAAGGCGGAATGA
- the LOC134207842 gene encoding kinesin-associated protein 3 translates to MLASLFHWIAGLALILFTIHYLYYIVTALRSPISRSSTNSRDNSRTYGGGGHHMQSEDAKYIKKRWKGGTIEPHPTEKALIVNYKLEAAVFGEPGDPMLEDRKDCQRIIRLKSLNAKTDPAVLAREVVDKCDLIHKSQLSDIEQIIYYLKNRKNVETPATATGQRSAVRPTGVATGGIGGLNGNASGKMNGHDAEKATIRNIDEYIELLYEDLPEKIKGSRLILQLARDPDNLGELEKNEAVLSALSRVLREDWRRSLDLSTNIIYIFFCFSTYTNFHSVIVNYKIGSLCMDVIDYELRRYDQMKNDLDARKSSSAGSEKGKEKEKEVNKSAEYLDTIIDQEKPKEMEPPRRRIPELKQRPKSGNWASYHGSMSSSLVKAHAMNNSYHEQLNKETTASNDSLNNQSPESEKPDPKKQKDDYDKINKQFKIFAKKQEQLLRVAFYLLLNIAENVKLEEKMRKKNIVKMLLKALERQNFDLLVLVVTFLKKLSIVRDNKDEMYELNIVEKLPRLLQSQKDLVQVTLKLLFNLSFDARLRAKMIRVGFLPKLVTFLSDDKHHEIVTKILYHMSLDDKIKSMFTYTDCVPVVTDMLLLNLNQKSDPDLIALGINLALNKRNAAMMIENNRLHNLMSRAFKYQDTLMMKLIRNISLHESLRMHFVDFVGDLAEILTKCEDEEFTVECLGMLGNLALPDLDYSQIIHNFNLIPLIRNMLVPGKYKDDLVLETVVFLGTCASDESCAMLLCKADVILSLIELLKAKQEDDEMVLQIVFVFQQVLRNESTRVYMIKETESPAYLIDLMHDKNTEIRKVCDLCLDIIAITDNEWASRIKLEKFRNHNSQWLSMVETQEETDDIQDYGPMDEDDGDLPAYLTADYLDQCMLYQSGESNDDGESNNRSTSAMSNYSRPMSRYSRDLEDFEVVS, encoded by the exons ATGCTGGCCAGTTTGTTCCACTGGATCGCAGGTTTGGCACTGATTTTATTTACGATCCACTACCTGTACTATATCGTGACGGCGCTACGTTCCCCGATCAGCAGAAGCAGTACCAACAGTAGAGACAACAGCAGAACCTACGGCGGTGGCGGCCACCACATGCAGTCCGAGGACGCAAAATATATTAAGAA ACGATGGAAGGGTGGAACCATCGAGCCACATCCGACGGAGAAGGCCCTCATCGTCAACTACAAACTGGAGGCGGCCGTTTTTGGGGAACCCGGCGATCCCATGCTGGAGGATAGAAAG GATTGCCAACGGATAATCCGTCTGAAATCGCTGAACGCCAAAACCGACCCTGCCGTTCTGGCCCGTGAAGTGGTGGACAAATGTGATCTCATTCATAAATCCCAACTGTCCGACATCGAACAGATAATTTACTACCTGAAGAATCGGAAAAATGTGGAAACTCCAGCAACGGCCACCGGACAGCGGTCGGCAGTGCGTCCCACCGGTGTTGCAACCGGTGGCATCGGTGGACTCAACGGAAACGCATCCGGCAAAATGAACGGCCACGATGCGGAAAAGGCTACCATACGGAACATTGACGAGTACATCGAGCTGTTGTACGAAGACCTACCGGAAAAGATCAAGGGATCCCGGTTGATTCTGCAACTGGCCCGAGATCCTGACAATTTGGGCGAACTGGAGAAGAACG AAGCTGTTCTGAGCGCACTCTCGCGGGTGCTCCGCGAAGACTGGCGACGATCCTTGGATCTCTCCACCAACATAATCTACATATTTTTCTGCTTTTCAACCTACACAAATTTCCATTCGGTTATTGTTAACTACAAG ATCGGATCCCTGTGCATGGACGTGATCGACTACGAACTCCGGCGGTACGATCAAATGAAGAACGACTTGGATGCCCGGAAAAGCAGCAGTGCTGGTAGTGAGAAGggtaaggaaaaggaaaaagaagtcAATAAGAGTGCCGAATATCTAGACACGATCATCGATCAAGAGAAGCCCAAAGAAATGGAACCTCCGCGCAGAAGGATACCGGAGCTGAAGCAACGGCCCAAATCGGGCAACTGGGCCAGCTATCATGGGAGCATGAGCTCATCACTCGTTAAGGCACATGCAATGAACAATAGTTATCACGAGCAGTTGAACAAGGAAACTACGGCTTCCAACGATAGTCTTAATAATCAATCGCCGGAAAGCGAAAAACCCGATCCGAAGAAGCAGAAAGACGACTACGACAAAATTAACAAACAGTTCAAAATCTTCGCCAAGAAGCAGGAGCAGCTTTTAAGAGTAGCGTTCTACCTGCTGCTAAACATTGCCGAGAACGTCAAATTAGAGGAGAAAATGCGCAAAAAGAACATCGTGAAGATGTTGCTCAAAGCGCTGGAACGCCAAAATTTCGACCTGCTAGTTTTGGTCGTGACGTTTCTCAAGAAACTTTCGATCGTCCGCGACAACAAGGACGAAATGTACGAACTAAACATCGTGGAGAAGCTCCCGCGTCTTTTGCAATCGCAGAAGGACCTGGTGCAGGTGACGCTCAAACTGCTGTTCAATCTATCCTTCGACGCTCGACTGCGCGCGAAAATGATACGAGTGGGCTTCCTGCCGAAGTTGGTCACCTTTTTGAGCGATGATAAGCATCACGAAATTGTGACCAAGATTCTCTACCACATGAGTCTGGACGATAAGATTAAATCGATGTTCACCTACACGGACTGTGTCCCGGTGGTTACGGATATGTTGCTGTTGAACCTGAATCAGAAGTCCGATCCGGATTTGATCGCCTTGGGTATCAATTTGGCATTGAACAAACGCAATGCGGCCATGATGATCGAGAACAATCGACTGCATAACTTGATGTCCCGGGCGTTCAAATATCAAGACACTTTGATGATGAAGCTGATCCGCAACATTTCGTTGCATGAGTCACTAAGGATGCATTTTGTG GATTTCGTTGGAGATCTAGCGGAAATTCTAACCAAATGTGAAGATGAGGAATTTACCGTCGAATGCTTGGGCATGCTGGGTAACTTGGCGTTGCCTGATTTGGACTACTCGCAAATCATTCACAACTTCAATCTTATTCCACTGATTCGGAACATGCTGGTACCAG GCAAATACAAGGACGATCTGGTGCTGGAAACGGTCGTCTTCCTCGGCACGTGCGCATCGGATGAATCCTGCGCTATGCTGCTGTGCAAAGCGGACGTGATTCTGTCGTTGATCGAACTGCTCAAGGCTAAGCAAGAGGACGACGAGATGGTCCTGCAGATAGTGTTCGTGTTTCAGCAGGTGCTTCGGAACGAGAGCACCCGGGTGTACATGATCAAGGAGACGGAATCACCGGCGTATCTGATCGACCTGATGCACGATAAGAACACCGAGATCCGGAAGGTGTGCGACCTGTGTCTGGACATCATCGCGATCACCGACAACGAGTGGGCCTCTCGGATTAAG TTGGAGAAATTCCGCAACCACAACTCTCAGTGGTTGAGTATGGTGGAGACGCAGGAGGAAACAGACGATATTCAGGACTATGGACCGATGGATGAAGACGATGGCGATTTGCCGGCGTATTTGACCGCAGACTATCTGGACCAGTGTATGCTGTACCAGTCGGGCGAGTCGAACGATGACGGCGAAAGTAACAACCGGTCCACGTCGGCTATGTCTAACTACAGCAGACCCATGAGTCG